A portion of the Microlunatus phosphovorus NM-1 genome contains these proteins:
- a CDS encoding DUF5130 family protein has product MLGGEGLSFSDRRQIENALAMARRVSDLDFEAYIGPAGADARAYALALHGQLARPDNSVLVLCDPDARALEIVTGQDTRQYLSDADCRLAVATMTSSFLAGLFVNGLARGISQLGEIAHHPETLHAAGLL; this is encoded by the coding sequence GTGCTCGGTGGTGAAGGTCTGAGTTTCAGCGACCGTCGGCAGATCGAGAACGCCCTGGCCATGGCCAGGCGGGTCAGCGATCTCGACTTCGAGGCCTACATCGGACCGGCGGGTGCCGACGCCCGGGCATACGCACTGGCGTTGCACGGTCAGCTGGCACGACCCGACAACTCGGTGCTGGTGCTGTGTGACCCGGATGCGCGGGCGCTCGAGATCGTGACCGGGCAGGACACTCGCCAGTATCTCAGCGATGCCGACTGCCGGCTTGCTGTCGCGACGATGACTTCCTCGTTCCTGGCCGGGCTGTTCGTCAACGGTCTGGCTCGCGGCATCTCCCAGCTCGGCGAGATCGCCCATCACCCCGAGACCCTGCACGCCGCCGGTTTGTTGTAG
- the pyrR gene encoding bifunctional pyr operon transcriptional regulator/uracil phosphoribosyltransferase PyrR has protein sequence MSETSPTPATGLSGDPVPGTESTRVVMDADRIARACARMAHQILEANRGAKDLMLLGIPTRGVHLAHRLAAAMADVEGVAIPTGSLDITMYRDDLRRQPTRAVGHTHLPGPIDDAVVVLVDDVLYSGRTVRAALDALGDIGRPRVVRLAVLVDRGHRQLPIRADHVGKNLPTAASERVRVRLEESDGVTEVTISRPPGSIAADSPADPADFSEEA, from the coding sequence GTGTCAGAGACGTCGCCCACGCCCGCGACCGGCCTGTCCGGCGACCCAGTTCCCGGCACGGAGAGCACCCGAGTCGTGATGGACGCCGACCGGATCGCCCGGGCATGCGCCCGGATGGCGCACCAGATCCTGGAGGCGAATCGGGGCGCGAAGGACCTGATGCTGCTCGGTATCCCGACCCGCGGCGTGCACCTGGCCCACCGACTGGCCGCGGCGATGGCCGATGTCGAGGGGGTGGCGATTCCTACCGGATCGCTGGACATCACCATGTATCGCGACGACCTGCGCCGCCAGCCGACCCGCGCGGTCGGCCACACCCACCTGCCGGGGCCCATCGACGATGCCGTCGTGGTGCTGGTCGACGACGTCCTCTACTCCGGGCGTACGGTCCGGGCAGCGCTGGATGCCCTCGGCGACATCGGCCGGCCGCGCGTGGTCCGGTTGGCCGTGCTCGTGGATCGCGGTCACCGGCAGCTCCCGATCCGTGCCGATCACGTCGGCAAGAACCTGCCCACGGCCGCCTCCGAGCGGGTCCGCGTACGGCTGGAAGAATCCGATGGCGTGACCGAGGTGACCATCTCCCGACCACCGGGAAGCATCGCGGCCGACTCGCCCGCCGATCCCGCCGACTTCTCCGAGGAGGCCTGA
- a CDS encoding aspartate carbamoyltransferase catalytic subunit, whose product MRHLLSAGDLSLAEITEICDLAEEMSAVQSRPVKKLPALRGRTVVNLFFEDSTRTRSSFEIAGKWLSADVINVSAKGSSVSKGESLRDTVMTVAAMGVDALVIRHMASGAPWQVTNWIGAHVLNAGDGTHEHPTQALLDAFTMRRHFRGLDGGDLAGRTVAIVGDITHSRVARSNVLLLQTLGAKVVLVAPPTLLPSGVDTWPVSVSTDLDAVLPAADAVMMLRVQRERMSGGYFPTAREYTIGYGLTRDRLATLRPGVPICHPGPMNRGLEISAEAADAASSLVLDQVAAGVAVRMAVLYQLLGGADEMPLARVREVVA is encoded by the coding sequence ATGCGTCACCTGTTGTCCGCCGGCGATCTCAGCCTGGCCGAGATCACCGAGATCTGCGACCTGGCGGAGGAGATGTCGGCGGTGCAGAGCCGGCCGGTCAAGAAGCTGCCTGCACTGCGCGGTCGGACGGTCGTGAACCTGTTCTTCGAGGACTCGACCCGCACCCGCTCGTCCTTCGAGATCGCGGGCAAGTGGCTGTCGGCCGACGTCATCAACGTGTCGGCCAAGGGGTCGTCGGTGTCCAAGGGCGAGTCGCTGCGCGACACGGTGATGACGGTCGCGGCCATGGGCGTCGATGCTCTCGTCATCCGACACATGGCCTCCGGTGCTCCCTGGCAGGTCACCAACTGGATCGGCGCCCATGTCCTCAACGCCGGCGACGGCACCCACGAGCACCCGACGCAGGCGCTGCTCGATGCGTTCACCATGCGGCGTCACTTCCGTGGCCTCGACGGCGGCGATCTGGCCGGGCGTACCGTCGCCATCGTCGGCGACATCACCCACTCTCGCGTTGCCCGCAGCAACGTGCTGCTCCTGCAGACCCTGGGCGCGAAGGTGGTGCTGGTGGCGCCGCCGACCTTGCTCCCGTCCGGGGTCGACACCTGGCCGGTCTCGGTCAGCACCGACCTGGATGCGGTGCTTCCTGCAGCGGATGCGGTGATGATGCTGCGCGTTCAACGGGAGCGGATGAGCGGCGGCTACTTCCCCACGGCGCGGGAGTACACGATCGGGTACGGGCTCACCCGGGACCGACTCGCGACCTTGCGACCAGGCGTGCCGATCTGCCACCCGGGACCGATGAACCGAGGTCTGGAGATCTCGGCCGAGGCCGCCGACGCCGCATCGTCATTGGTGCTCGATCAGGTGGCCGCCGGCGTCGCGGTGCGGATGGCGGTGCTCTATCAACTGCTGGGCGGGGCGGATGAGATGCCCCTGGCCCGCGTACGAGAGGTTGTTGCGTGA
- a CDS encoding dihydroorotase, producing the protein MSELLIVGADLVGAGRADLYVRDGVFADPAEAGSDVERIDADGLIALPGLVDLHTHLREPGREDAETIATGTQAAARGGFTAVLAMANTTPVTDTAEAAEHVWAVGRREGSAEVVPVGAVSKGLAGAELAELGLMARSAAGVRVFSDDGRCVSDARLMRRALEYVRAFGGVIAQHAQDPRLAGSDACCHEGELSGKLGLPGWPPAAEATIVARDAELAKLTGSRVHVCHVSTAETVDVLRWAHKRGIPISAEVTPHHLMLTTSEVVGYDPTYKVNPPLRPDEHVTVLREALADGTIAAVGTDHAPHARHDKEHAFVDAAPGMLGLEAALAVVIETMVKPGLLDWAGVAERMSYEPARIARLAHQGRPLRIGEPANLVLVDPSARAVVDRNASASLSRNNPWHGRDLPDPVAATVWRGRVTYSREPKG; encoded by the coding sequence GTGAGTGAGTTGCTGATCGTCGGAGCGGACCTGGTCGGCGCGGGGCGGGCAGATCTGTATGTCCGCGACGGGGTGTTCGCCGATCCGGCGGAGGCCGGTTCTGACGTCGAGCGGATCGACGCCGACGGGCTGATCGCGCTGCCTGGTCTGGTGGATCTGCACACCCATCTCCGGGAGCCGGGTCGGGAGGACGCGGAGACGATCGCCACCGGCACCCAGGCAGCGGCGCGCGGCGGTTTCACCGCCGTGCTCGCGATGGCCAACACGACGCCGGTGACCGACACCGCCGAGGCCGCCGAGCATGTGTGGGCGGTCGGCCGTCGGGAAGGATCCGCCGAGGTCGTACCGGTCGGTGCGGTGAGCAAGGGACTGGCCGGCGCTGAGCTGGCCGAGCTGGGGCTGATGGCCCGTTCCGCGGCCGGCGTACGGGTGTTCTCCGACGACGGCCGCTGCGTGTCCGATGCCCGGCTGATGCGACGCGCCCTGGAGTATGTCCGCGCCTTCGGCGGGGTGATCGCCCAGCACGCCCAGGATCCGCGACTGGCCGGCAGCGACGCCTGCTGTCATGAGGGTGAGCTGTCCGGCAAGCTCGGGCTGCCCGGCTGGCCGCCGGCGGCGGAGGCGACCATCGTCGCCCGAGACGCCGAGCTCGCCAAGCTGACCGGTTCCCGGGTGCACGTGTGCCACGTGTCGACCGCCGAGACCGTCGACGTGCTCCGCTGGGCCCACAAACGCGGCATCCCGATCAGCGCCGAGGTCACCCCGCATCACCTGATGCTCACCACCTCGGAAGTCGTGGGCTACGACCCGACGTACAAGGTCAATCCGCCGCTGCGGCCCGACGAGCATGTCACCGTGCTCCGGGAGGCGCTGGCCGACGGCACCATCGCCGCGGTCGGCACCGACCATGCGCCGCACGCCCGGCACGACAAGGAGCACGCCTTCGTCGACGCCGCCCCCGGCATGCTGGGTCTGGAGGCGGCACTGGCGGTGGTGATCGAGACGATGGTGAAGCCAGGGCTGCTGGACTGGGCGGGCGTGGCGGAGCGGATGTCGTACGAGCCTGCGCGGATCGCTCGGCTGGCGCACCAGGGCCGTCCACTGCGGATCGGGGAACCGGCCAACCTGGTGCTGGTCGATCCGTCTGCCAGGGCGGTCGTGGACCGGAATGCGTCGGCTTCGCTGTCCCGCAACAACCCGTGGCACGGCCGCGACCTGCCGGACCCAGTGGCGGCGACGGTGTGGCGGGGCCGGGTGACCTACTCGCGCGAGCCAAAGGGCTAG
- a CDS encoding mechanosensitive ion channel family protein gives MPEWLQTIIDNVIVVKTTRITFLLLFAILARWLVHKLINRAVEQAIRRPVKSRAAEILEDASGLPAQRRAQRLRALGSLGTSIVTVVILIITAVAVLSELGFNVTTLVAGTSVVAAAIAFGTQSIVKDLVSGVFLLLEDEFGVGDYVDMQLASGTVEDIGLRVTQLRADDGTVWYVRNGEVLRLANYSKGGPKRPPTTFQHLNVHLMEPDPPAESDQDTKAPATD, from the coding sequence ATGCCTGAATGGCTGCAGACGATCATCGACAACGTGATCGTGGTCAAGACGACCAGGATCACTTTCCTGCTCCTCTTCGCCATTTTGGCCCGTTGGCTCGTGCACAAGCTGATCAACCGGGCCGTCGAGCAGGCGATCCGGCGACCCGTGAAGTCCCGGGCCGCCGAGATCCTGGAGGATGCCTCCGGACTGCCTGCCCAGCGTCGTGCCCAGCGGCTGCGTGCCCTCGGCTCGCTGGGCACGAGCATCGTCACGGTGGTGATCTTGATCATCACCGCGGTCGCCGTGCTGTCGGAGCTGGGGTTCAACGTGACGACTCTCGTCGCGGGCACCTCGGTGGTGGCTGCCGCGATCGCTTTCGGCACGCAGAGCATCGTGAAGGACCTGGTGTCCGGCGTCTTCCTGCTGCTCGAGGACGAGTTCGGCGTCGGCGACTACGTGGACATGCAACTGGCGTCAGGGACCGTGGAAGACATCGGGCTGCGGGTCACTCAACTGCGTGCCGATGACGGCACCGTCTGGTACGTCCGCAACGGCGAGGTGCTCCGGCTGGCCAACTACAGCAAGGGTGGCCCGAAGCGGCCGCCGACCACGTTCCAGCACCTGAACGTGCACCTCATGGAGCCTGATCCGCCTGCCGAGTCGGATCAGGACACCAAGGCTCCGGCGACCGACTGA
- a CDS encoding mycothiol transferase: MAGQPERWTKSTVYADMWLDPDDDPRNNEDPSPDGELPTLLDYLTSYRLTLLLKCEGLDAEQLARRSVPPSTMSLLGLVRHLASAERDWRNWITPGDPLPKLYGQRDADFDGAVPDDAVVAAAYADLAREQAATDAVLAEHPDLGERLGSDGIAVRELHVHRVEEYARHCGHADLLRECIDGRVGQ, translated from the coding sequence ATGGCAGGTCAACCCGAACGCTGGACGAAATCAACCGTGTACGCCGACATGTGGCTCGACCCGGACGACGATCCCCGCAACAACGAGGACCCCAGTCCCGATGGCGAGTTGCCAACCCTGCTGGACTATCTCACCAGCTATCGCCTGACGCTGCTGCTGAAGTGTGAAGGCCTCGACGCTGAGCAACTGGCTCGGCGATCAGTGCCGCCGTCGACCATGTCGCTGCTCGGTCTGGTCCGACATCTCGCCTCGGCCGAGCGGGATTGGCGCAACTGGATCACGCCCGGTGATCCGCTGCCCAAGCTCTATGGTCAGCGAGATGCGGACTTCGATGGCGCCGTCCCCGATGACGCAGTCGTCGCCGCGGCGTACGCCGACCTGGCCCGCGAGCAGGCCGCGACCGACGCCGTTCTCGCCGAACACCCGGATCTGGGTGAGCGACTGGGGTCTGACGGCATCGCTGTTCGCGAACTGCACGTGCACCGAGTCGAGGAGTACGCCCGGCACTGCGGCCACGCCGATCTGTTGCGTGAGTGCATCGACGGTCGCGTCGGTCAGTAG
- a CDS encoding inositol monophosphatase family protein, translating to MDLAAARDLAIELAQKAGDLAVQHAASAAALPKGHAGDVVTHVDQEAERLIAAVINAVYPDHAVLGEEFGLQGDPDAEYRWLVDPLDGTNNYVLGLDLYGVCITLCRRGEPLVAVVHDSARGRSYAAIVGHGATLNGTPVRMLAPEPLDRVTVSWLQGYAVGADDPAGQRMFRSLERSCKRVLRTWAPSIDWGLIAVGRVAAMIAYRNEPWDLVGGALIAREAGADVLTSADGEIVLVAHPDIITELAALAGIE from the coding sequence GTGGATCTCGCAGCAGCCCGTGACCTTGCGATCGAGCTGGCCCAGAAAGCCGGCGACCTGGCGGTTCAACACGCTGCCAGCGCAGCGGCGCTGCCCAAGGGCCACGCTGGTGATGTCGTCACCCATGTCGACCAGGAGGCCGAACGCCTCATCGCCGCCGTCATCAACGCTGTCTATCCCGATCACGCTGTCCTCGGCGAGGAGTTCGGCCTGCAGGGCGATCCGGACGCGGAGTACCGCTGGTTGGTCGATCCGCTGGACGGCACCAACAACTACGTGCTCGGACTTGACCTGTACGGCGTCTGCATCACCTTGTGTCGGCGCGGGGAGCCGCTGGTGGCCGTGGTTCACGACTCGGCCCGCGGTCGCTCCTACGCCGCGATCGTCGGCCACGGAGCGACCCTCAACGGCACTCCGGTGCGGATGTTGGCGCCGGAACCACTGGATCGAGTCACCGTCTCCTGGCTTCAGGGGTACGCGGTCGGTGCCGACGATCCTGCTGGTCAGCGTATGTTTCGCAGCCTGGAGCGCAGCTGCAAACGAGTCTTGCGTACCTGGGCTCCCTCCATCGACTGGGGTCTGATCGCCGTAGGCAGGGTCGCGGCAATGATCGCCTATCGCAACGAGCCGTGGGACCTCGTCGGTGGTGCCCTGATCGCCCGCGAAGCCGGCGCAGACGTCCTGACCTCAGCCGACGGCGAGATCGTGCTTGTCGCCCATCCCGACATCATCACCGAGCTCGCGGCTCTGGCCGGGATCGAGTAA
- a CDS encoding 2'-5' RNA ligase family protein: MLRSGLIIEVSAAEPATGEWRRQLDPQAVLGVPPHLTVLYPFVAPDQIDATTITAVERALAPVRSFDFELARIDWFGDRSVLWLAPDPVEPFQQITAALAQAFPEYPPYGGEFDGLTPHLTVATRGTSSELRRAEDELRRGLPIQATADAVTLMVELPDRRWQRRQVFALTGR; encoded by the coding sequence GTGCTGCGCAGCGGGCTGATCATCGAAGTCTCGGCAGCCGAGCCCGCGACCGGGGAATGGCGTCGACAGCTGGATCCTCAGGCGGTGCTCGGAGTGCCGCCCCACCTGACGGTGCTGTATCCCTTCGTCGCGCCCGACCAGATCGATGCCACGACCATTACTGCCGTCGAACGCGCTCTCGCTCCAGTCAGGTCATTCGACTTCGAGTTGGCGCGCATCGACTGGTTCGGCGATCGCAGTGTCCTCTGGCTGGCGCCAGATCCGGTCGAGCCGTTCCAGCAGATCACTGCTGCTTTGGCGCAGGCATTCCCCGAGTATCCGCCGTATGGCGGAGAGTTCGACGGGCTGACGCCGCATCTCACGGTCGCTACGCGGGGCACGAGCTCGGAGCTTCGCCGAGCTGAGGATGAGCTCCGGCGAGGCCTGCCGATCCAGGCCACCGCAGACGCAGTGACGCTGATGGTCGAGCTGCCCGACCGTCGCTGGCAACGCCGACAGGTCTTCGCACTCACCGGTCGCTGA
- a CDS encoding GNAT family N-acetyltransferase, which produces MNHERSSVRLRPIVHSDADRIHEWAAQPEVCRYQPWGPNTRADTEAFVAEAVKAWEVRPQRRWAWVAVDPSDIVVGNGEVNLRGHGRAEISYVVHIELWGKGIGSAIGDQLTGWAFTHLAGLERLEATCDPRNSASASVLRHVGMTYEGTLRHVQLIRDGWRDSQVFSILRSEWAANT; this is translated from the coding sequence GTGAACCACGAACGGTCTTCGGTGCGTCTTCGCCCTATCGTCCATTCCGACGCTGATCGGATTCATGAGTGGGCGGCGCAGCCGGAGGTGTGTCGGTATCAGCCGTGGGGCCCCAACACTCGCGCCGACACGGAGGCGTTCGTCGCCGAAGCGGTCAAAGCCTGGGAGGTTCGCCCTCAACGACGATGGGCGTGGGTAGCCGTTGATCCGTCAGACATCGTTGTCGGCAACGGAGAAGTGAACCTTCGTGGGCACGGCCGCGCTGAGATCTCGTACGTCGTCCACATCGAACTGTGGGGCAAGGGTATCGGTTCAGCAATCGGGGATCAGTTGACAGGCTGGGCCTTCACGCACCTGGCCGGGTTGGAGCGACTGGAAGCCACGTGCGATCCGCGTAACAGTGCCTCGGCATCGGTGCTCAGGCACGTCGGCATGACTTACGAAGGAACCCTTCGGCATGTCCAGCTGATTCGCGATGGATGGCGCGACTCCCAGGTCTTCAGCATCTTGCGCAGCGAATGGGCCGCGAATACCTGA
- a CDS encoding HNH endonuclease signature motif containing protein: protein MYSTEAAQADSHPLHAAVDTVRTSLQHLIKLIDDGAHTDLGALSLVETLQQWETLRNTLPVVDRALIQHGTEQGHPNVLSERSMVGVLKNGLRISTGEAVRRVKAAEQLADRTSMLGEPLPPIREHLAQAQRDGAVTPEQVSLIDQTLRKVGHCDPESITAGEVMLIEQASRLGYQDLTVFAARLAEAIDPDGILPCDDAAQRERRFLRVRHRKDGCWAGEFILTGTAGQKLAALLDPLTTPQPTTVQPDHADGSRSKKGKRVIEDKRSVGQRQHDALETLLDALLRGQEVPASGGTPATVLVHISWEEFLREFGIGSYADGTPASADTVRDLADQADIAWCVKTPKGAVLNLYRSRRIASTAQTLALYARDSGCTFPGCDVAPQWCERHHVIAWQDGGNTNIGNLTLVCAFHHHQFAKRGWQCQINSDGLPVWIPPRWIDPQQRPILNHRITINNWHPQDPLDLNPATEPEPPPDPGAEGPPG, encoded by the coding sequence ATGTATTCGACAGAAGCGGCGCAGGCGGACAGTCATCCACTGCACGCCGCGGTCGATACCGTCCGCACCTCGCTGCAGCACCTGATCAAGCTGATCGACGACGGCGCCCACACCGACCTGGGTGCACTCAGCCTGGTCGAGACCCTGCAACAGTGGGAAACCCTGCGTAACACCCTGCCCGTGGTGGATCGGGCGTTGATCCAGCACGGCACCGAGCAAGGCCACCCGAATGTGTTGTCGGAACGGTCGATGGTCGGGGTGTTGAAGAACGGACTCCGGATCTCGACCGGGGAAGCGGTGCGTCGAGTCAAAGCCGCCGAGCAGTTGGCCGATCGGACCTCGATGCTCGGCGAACCATTGCCGCCGATCCGGGAACACCTCGCACAGGCGCAACGCGACGGTGCGGTGACCCCGGAACAGGTGTCGTTGATCGATCAGACGTTGCGCAAGGTCGGGCACTGCGACCCGGAGTCGATCACCGCAGGGGAAGTGATGCTGATCGAGCAGGCCAGCCGACTCGGCTACCAGGATTTGACCGTGTTCGCGGCGAGACTGGCCGAGGCGATCGACCCCGACGGGATCCTGCCCTGCGATGACGCTGCGCAACGGGAGCGCCGGTTCCTGCGGGTCCGGCACCGCAAGGACGGCTGCTGGGCCGGCGAGTTCATCCTCACCGGCACCGCCGGGCAGAAACTCGCCGCGCTGCTCGACCCGTTGACCACACCCCAACCCACCACCGTTCAACCCGACCATGCTGACGGCAGCCGTAGCAAGAAGGGGAAGCGGGTGATCGAGGACAAGCGGAGCGTCGGGCAACGCCAACATGACGCCTTGGAAACCCTGCTGGACGCGTTGCTGCGTGGGCAAGAGGTGCCGGCATCGGGCGGGACACCGGCGACGGTGTTGGTCCACATCAGCTGGGAAGAATTCCTGCGCGAGTTCGGTATCGGCAGCTACGCCGACGGCACCCCCGCCTCTGCGGACACCGTCCGCGACCTCGCCGATCAAGCCGACATCGCCTGGTGTGTGAAAACCCCCAAAGGTGCGGTGCTGAACCTGTACCGCAGCCGACGGATCGCCTCCACCGCCCAAACCCTGGCGTTGTATGCCCGAGATTCCGGATGCACCTTCCCGGGCTGCGATGTCGCCCCGCAATGGTGCGAACGACACCACGTGATCGCCTGGCAAGACGGCGGGAACACCAATATCGGCAACCTCACCCTGGTCTGTGCGTTTCACCACCACCAATTCGCCAAACGCGGCTGGCAATGCCAGATCAACAGCGATGGACTCCCCGTCTGGATCCCACCCCGCTGGATCGACCCACAACAGCGACCGATCCTGAACCACCGCATCACCATCAACAACTGGCACCCCCAAGACCCGCTGGACCTCAACCCGGCAACCGAACCAGAACCGCCGCCAGACCCTGGTGCCGAAGGACCACCAGGCTGA
- a CDS encoding OsmC family protein: MATVRTANAHWEGSLLEGSGTVELASSGLATFDVSWPARSEAANGKTSPEELIAAAHSTCYSMALSHGLAGAGTPPTTVDTSADVTFQPGQGITGIHLTVKAAVPGLTAEQFAEAAENAKKNCPVSAALTGTTITLDATLVE, from the coding sequence ATGGCAACAGTCCGCACCGCCAACGCCCATTGGGAAGGTTCGCTTCTGGAGGGCTCCGGCACCGTCGAGCTCGCCTCCTCGGGCCTGGCCACCTTCGATGTGAGCTGGCCAGCTAGATCCGAGGCAGCGAACGGCAAGACCAGCCCGGAGGAGCTGATCGCCGCGGCCCACTCGACGTGCTACTCGATGGCGCTGTCGCACGGACTCGCCGGCGCTGGCACCCCGCCGACCACCGTCGACACCAGCGCCGACGTCACCTTCCAGCCGGGCCAGGGCATCACCGGCATCCACCTGACGGTAAAGGCCGCTGTTCCCGGCCTGACCGCCGAGCAGTTCGCTGAGGCCGCCGAGAACGCCAAGAAGAACTGCCCGGTCTCGGCCGCCCTTACCGGCACCACCATCACCTTGGACGCCACCCTGGTCGAGTGA
- a CDS encoding globin: protein MSTSPAPASAGSAGGPATPEPGAATPATFYDAVGGHPTFEKLIRRFYQGVAGDPPLRALYPEEDLGPAEDRFRMFLEQYWGGPTTYSDQRGHPRLRMRHAPFLITPTQRDRWLRHMRDAIDSIDLAPEHEAELWAYMERVAHFMVNTLDEDPGPSQGLRIV, encoded by the coding sequence ATGTCCACCTCCCCTGCTCCTGCTTCCGCCGGCTCCGCCGGCGGCCCTGCGACCCCCGAGCCCGGCGCCGCGACACCCGCCACGTTCTACGACGCCGTCGGCGGACACCCGACGTTCGAGAAGCTGATCCGGCGCTTCTATCAGGGTGTGGCCGGCGATCCGCCGTTGCGCGCGCTCTATCCCGAAGAGGATCTGGGCCCGGCGGAGGATCGTTTCCGGATGTTTCTGGAGCAGTATTGGGGCGGCCCGACCACCTACAGCGATCAGCGCGGTCACCCCCGACTGCGGATGCGGCACGCCCCGTTCCTCATCACTCCGACTCAGCGTGATCGTTGGCTGCGGCACATGCGCGATGCCATTGATTCGATCGACCTAGCCCCTGAGCACGAAGCCGAGCTCTGGGCATACATGGAGCGGGTTGCCCACTTCATGGTGAACACACTGGACGAAGATCCCGGGCCCTCCCAGGGACTTCGGATCGTCTGA
- a CDS encoding TetR/AcrR family transcriptional regulator: MVKSEPIWSKKEVTRVARTVDPARHAARRLRIIDAALTRFAADGYEATTTAAICAEARIGSGTFFHYFPTKADVLLGILELGTAETTAWFDEQSGREDAVGVLRDWIDQTIEDFSDRRMAGFVRAVGAVMSRPEFAAALAADDRATQTGLLGWVELAQQQGSIRTDLTAARLTSWLTVLTDGFADRIATDDGFTAGAEGPVLRDAVHRLLGPEADESGDVPLR, translated from the coding sequence GTGGTGAAGTCGGAACCAATTTGGTCGAAGAAGGAGGTGACGAGGGTGGCGCGTACGGTCGACCCAGCCCGCCACGCCGCCCGCCGGCTCCGGATCATCGATGCTGCGCTGACTCGGTTCGCCGCCGACGGCTATGAGGCAACGACAACTGCCGCCATTTGCGCAGAAGCACGGATCGGCTCGGGCACCTTCTTCCACTACTTTCCGACGAAGGCGGACGTACTGCTGGGGATCCTGGAACTCGGGACCGCCGAAACCACCGCCTGGTTCGACGAGCAGTCCGGCCGCGAGGACGCCGTGGGTGTCTTGCGAGACTGGATCGACCAGACCATCGAGGACTTCTCCGATCGACGGATGGCCGGTTTCGTCCGAGCGGTCGGCGCGGTGATGTCGCGTCCCGAGTTTGCGGCAGCCCTTGCTGCCGATGATCGGGCGACCCAGACCGGGCTGCTCGGCTGGGTCGAGCTGGCACAACAGCAAGGCAGCATCCGCACCGACCTCACCGCTGCCCGGCTGACGTCGTGGCTGACGGTGCTGACCGACGGCTTCGCCGACCGGATCGCCACCGACGATGGCTTCACAGCGGGTGCCGAGGGACCGGTGCTCCGCGACGCGGTTCACCGGCTGCTGGGGCCTGAAGCGGACGAGTCAGGCGACGTCCCACTCCGTTGA